GCGTGGTGCAGCAGATGCAGAACGTGATGTTCGTGGTTTCTCTTTAAAATTCTATACAGAAGAAGGAAACTGGGATTTAGTTGGTAACAACACCCCAGTGTTCTTTATTCGTGATCCATTAAAATTCCCAGATTTTATTCATACACAAAAACGTAATCCACAAACTAACTTACGTGATGCAAATGCGGCATGGGATTTCTGGTCTCGCCACCCTGAGTCAATGCACCAAATTATGACATTATTCTCAGATCGTGGTATTCCAGCGAGCTTACGCCATATGAATGGCTATGGTAGCCATACTTATAGTTTTGTGAATGCAAATAACGAACGTTTCTGGGTAAAATTCCACTTTAAAACTCAGCAAGGTCATAAATATTTAACAAATGAAGAAGCTGCAAAAGTAGTTGGTGAGAATCGTGAATCAAACCAACAAGATTTATATGAGTCAATTGAAGGTGGTGATTTCCCTCGTTGGACAGTACAAGTTCAAATTATGCCAGAAGCTGATGCGCACAAGCATAATTATGCATTTGACTTAACAAAAGTATGGCCACATGCAGATTACCCTGTTATTGAAGTGGGTGTATTAGAGTTAAATCGTAACCCAATTAACTATTTTGCAGAAGTAGAACAAGCTGCGTTTGCACCAAGTAACATCGTCCCAGGGATTGGTTTTTCTCCAGATCGTATGTTACAAGGTCGTCTGTTCTCTTACCAAGATGCACAGCGTTACCGTTTAGGTGTAAACCATCATCAAATCCCAGTGAATGCACCAAAATGCCCATACCACACAACTCATCGTGATGGTGCAATGCGTGTTGATAATAACGGTGGTACACATCCTAACTACGCACCAAATCGTTTTGACACTTATATTCCAACACATGATCAAGTGCCATTACAAATTGAGCGTGAAGCAGCGCATTTTGACTTCCGTGAATATGACAATGACTATTACTCACAGCCTGCGGCACTTTATAATATCTTCAATGCTGAAGAAAAAGCTCGTGTAGCACGTAACTTTGCAGAAGGTTTAGCGGGTGTTACTGATCTTTCTATTGTTGAGCGTCAAATGGCTCATTTTGAGAAAGTAAGTGCAGAATTAGCAAGCGCAATTAGTCAAAACCTTGCAGAAATTAAAAACACTGCAAAATAGTTTAGACATATTTTCTCCTTAACACAGTGTTGTGTTTGCTATAAAAGGGAAGCCCTGCCATTGGCAGGGTTTTTCTTTTTCTAAAAATAGAAATATGCATCATTTGTTGTAATATATAAGTAAAATAATTCTTTCGAATCTTATATGATAATGGAAACTCGCCACTATGTTACTCTAGTTGTTTCGCTATTTGCCTTACAATTTTTATTATTTAGTTTTTCTCGTACCATTGGTTGGCTTTTTAATCTATCGGTGAAAAAACGTAAGCGATTAACTCTTTGGCTTTATCTTATCGCAAATAGTGCAATGATCTTGCACGTTAGCTTGATTGTACCAATGTTTCGTCCTGTGGCATTTGTGCTTACCTTACTGTTGTTTAGTTTTTTTATCAGCTTTATCACTTGGCTCATTTTTAATACTTGCAAGCGGTTTATTCCTATCAAAATTTTGCAAAATGGGCTACGAATTAGTTATCCCATTGCATTTTTTGGGCTGATTGGATTAGCTGTATATAATGCTTACACATCTAAAATTGTTCATTATTCAATTCAATTAGATAAGCCTCTAGCCCCGTTACGTCTTGGTGTAGCAAGTGATCTTCATTTAGGACAACTTTTTGGCGGGAGAGAGCTGGAGCAGCTCGCTTCTATTTTTAAGAAGGAGAATGTTGATCTTATTTTATTACCGGGTGATATTATGGATGATAATGTCGATGCTTATTTAGCAGAAAATATGCGTCCATATTTAGCCAAATTACAAGCCCCATTAGGTGTTTATGCAACCTTAGGTAATCACGATTTTTTAGGCGAAGAAAAAACAATCGCAGAGGAAATTCGCCGAGCGGGTATTCAAGTTTTATGGGATCAAGCGGTTACTTTAGAAGGAAAATTGACGATTATTGGGCGTAATGATGATCTTAATAAAACACGTCCAACGGCTGAAATTCTGTTAAAAAATGTAGATACTAAACTTCCCGTCTTATTAATGGATCATCGCCCAACAGATATTATGATACATAGCCAATTACCGATTGACATTCAAGTCTCAGGGCATACCCACAATGGACAGATTTTTCCTGCAAATTTGATTACATCGCTGATCTACCGATTAAGCTATGGTTATGAAAAAATTGGTGTAGGGCATTATTTTG
This portion of the Vespertiliibacter pulmonis genome encodes:
- a CDS encoding catalase — protein: MSQKCPFDHGSKTLTNAAGAPVVDNDNTMSAGPRGPLLLQDVWFQEKLAHFARERIPERVVHAKGSAAYGTFKVTADITQYTKAAVFKPGAETEVLLRFSTVAGERGAADAERDVRGFSLKFYTEEGNWDLVGNNTPVFFIRDPLKFPDFIHTQKRNPQTNLRDANAAWDFWSRHPESMHQIMTLFSDRGIPASLRHMNGYGSHTYSFVNANNERFWVKFHFKTQQGHKYLTNEEAAKVVGENRESNQQDLYESIEGGDFPRWTVQVQIMPEADAHKHNYAFDLTKVWPHADYPVIEVGVLELNRNPINYFAEVEQAAFAPSNIVPGIGFSPDRMLQGRLFSYQDAQRYRLGVNHHQIPVNAPKCPYHTTHRDGAMRVDNNGGTHPNYAPNRFDTYIPTHDQVPLQIEREAAHFDFREYDNDYYSQPAALYNIFNAEEKARVARNFAEGLAGVTDLSIVERQMAHFEKVSAELASAISQNLAEIKNTAK
- a CDS encoding metallophosphoesterase, translating into METRHYVTLVVSLFALQFLLFSFSRTIGWLFNLSVKKRKRLTLWLYLIANSAMILHVSLIVPMFRPVAFVLTLLLFSFFISFITWLIFNTCKRFIPIKILQNGLRISYPIAFFGLIGLAVYNAYTSKIVHYSIQLDKPLAPLRLGVASDLHLGQLFGGRELEQLASIFKKENVDLILLPGDIMDDNVDAYLAENMRPYLAKLQAPLGVYATLGNHDFLGEEKTIAEEIRRAGIQVLWDQAVTLEGKLTIIGRNDDLNKTRPTAEILLKNVDTKLPVLLMDHRPTDIMIHSQLPIDIQVSGHTHNGQIFPANLITSLIYRLSYGYEKIGVGHYFVTSGYGFWGVPMRLGSQSEVVIIDIKGN